A region of Kineosporia sp. NBRC 101731 DNA encodes the following proteins:
- a CDS encoding SDR family oxidoreductase — MSDFNGLVAIVTGGAGAIGLATAELLRDRGAQVVAFDIKPDGLPGDILGIEVDVTDDAQVKAAVDSVVERFGRLDVVVNNVGIAAVGNVTENSDEEWLGTLNTNVVSMVRVARHAVPHLRRSPAAAIVNTSSIVAWAGLERRVLYSASKGAISALTQAMAADHVREGIRVNAVAPGAVDSPWVNGQLSRTPDPESARAAMNATLPIDRLVAAAEVAGAIAYLASPLSGATVGTVLAVDGGIHGLRMRPATQKHLIGR; from the coding sequence GTGAGTGACTTCAACGGACTGGTTGCGATCGTCACCGGCGGAGCGGGGGCGATCGGCCTCGCCACCGCAGAACTGCTCAGGGACCGTGGCGCCCAGGTCGTCGCCTTCGACATCAAGCCCGACGGCCTGCCCGGCGACATTCTCGGCATCGAGGTTGATGTCACCGACGACGCCCAGGTCAAGGCCGCGGTCGACTCCGTGGTCGAGCGGTTCGGCCGGCTCGACGTGGTGGTGAACAATGTCGGGATCGCAGCGGTCGGCAACGTCACCGAGAACAGCGACGAGGAATGGCTCGGCACGCTGAACACGAACGTGGTGAGCATGGTGCGGGTCGCCCGGCACGCGGTACCGCACCTGCGCCGGTCGCCGGCTGCCGCGATCGTCAACACCAGCTCGATCGTGGCCTGGGCCGGCCTGGAGCGGCGGGTTCTGTACTCGGCCAGCAAGGGCGCGATCTCCGCCCTGACGCAGGCCATGGCGGCGGACCACGTCCGCGAGGGCATCCGCGTCAACGCCGTCGCTCCCGGTGCCGTCGACTCGCCCTGGGTGAACGGGCAGCTCAGCCGCACGCCGGATCCGGAGTCGGCCCGGGCGGCCATGAACGCGACCCTGCCGATCGACCGTCTGGTGGCGGCCGCCGAGGTGGCGGGGGCCATCGCCTACCTGGCGAGCCCGTTGTCCGGGGCCACGGTGGGCACCGTGCTGGCCGTGGACGGCGGGATTCACGGTCTCCGGATGCGTCCGGCGACTCAGAAGCACCTCATCGGCCGATGA
- a CDS encoding [LysW]-aminoadipate kinase, which yields MTTRPLTVIKCGGNPAVDIAGVCADVARLVAQGHSILLVHGGSGEIARLAEKLDVPQRTLVAPDQVSTRYTDPATLEVVVLALAGSVKPGIVAELSRRGVAAVGLTGLDGGMLQARRKTAVRAVVDGRTTVVRDNLSGRLGEVRTELVQTLLAAGFVPVVSPPAIDESGRPVNVDADRAAAALAAALRADRLVLLTGAPGLLADPGDETSLLSAYEVPPSGAPGGAVGGGMALKLVAAREALAGGVACVQIADGRVPHPVGRALAGSGTTVAIRDRSHDEEGG from the coding sequence GTGACCACCAGACCGTTGACGGTGATCAAGTGCGGTGGCAACCCGGCCGTCGACATCGCCGGCGTCTGTGCCGACGTCGCCCGGCTCGTGGCCCAGGGGCACTCGATCCTCCTGGTTCACGGGGGATCGGGGGAAATTGCGCGTCTGGCCGAAAAACTCGACGTACCCCAACGCACTCTCGTCGCTCCGGACCAGGTGTCCACCCGGTACACCGACCCGGCCACGCTGGAGGTGGTCGTGCTGGCCCTGGCCGGATCGGTCAAGCCGGGGATCGTCGCGGAACTCTCCCGCCGGGGGGTTGCGGCCGTGGGCCTCACCGGCCTGGACGGGGGCATGCTGCAGGCCCGTCGCAAGACCGCCGTGCGGGCCGTGGTGGACGGCCGGACGACCGTGGTGCGGGACAACCTCAGTGGGCGGCTCGGTGAGGTACGCACCGAACTGGTGCAGACTCTCCTGGCGGCCGGCTTCGTGCCGGTGGTCTCGCCACCGGCGATCGACGAGAGTGGACGTCCGGTGAACGTCGACGCCGACCGCGCGGCGGCGGCTCTCGCGGCGGCCCTGCGGGCAGACCGCCTGGTGCTCCTGACCGGGGCACCGGGCCTGCTCGCAGACCCCGGCGACGAGACCAGCCTGCTGAGTGCCTACGAAGTGCCACCCAGCGGCGCTCCCGGTGGCGCCGTCGGTGGTGGTATGGCGCTCAAACTTGTTGCGGCGCGCGAGGCTCTGGCCGGTGGGGTCGCCTGCGTCCAGATCGCGGACGGGCGGGTGCCCCATCCGGTCGGCCGGGCGCTGGCCGGTTCCGGAACCACGGTGGCGATCAGGGATCGCTCCCACGACGAAGAAGGTGGCTGA
- a CDS encoding ATP-grasp domain-containing protein — MPTSTHGRRQRVAFVDALSLGRLMLPAVQRLGLEAVHVQSPSPDVFMAKLPFPEGFFANIRHHGDLAATVSQLRGLDVGWVIAGGESGVELADRLSAELGTPGNGTARTTARRNKYEMVLALRESGRRHADTMVSSDADEIVGWAERTAGYPVVLKPVSSAGTDNVVACSSGEQVRAVHRKIMAGTDRYARPNTEVLAQEFLDGDEYFVNTVSREGRHHTTEIWRYYKNRLAGGNIIYDYNEMLAPEDPVAGELDSYVREVLDALGIRHWAAHTEVMMTARGPVLVECAARVGGGQIPEISNRCFGTNQIDLLALSVADPAALERLPDIAYRVNQHLRYVHLVNPHELGTAPDDEKLAVVRELPSFAEARMAHPAGEPLARTIDVATQPGYVILISDDPDQIEADYRTLRRLEQDHLYAGVTR, encoded by the coding sequence ATGCCGACCAGTACTCATGGACGAAGGCAGCGGGTGGCGTTCGTCGACGCTCTCTCCCTGGGGCGGCTCATGCTGCCCGCGGTGCAACGGCTCGGTCTTGAGGCCGTCCACGTGCAGTCTCCGAGCCCTGATGTCTTCATGGCCAAATTACCTTTTCCCGAAGGGTTTTTTGCCAACATCAGGCATCATGGCGACCTTGCCGCCACGGTGTCGCAGCTGCGCGGGCTCGATGTCGGGTGGGTGATCGCCGGCGGTGAGTCGGGTGTGGAGCTGGCTGATCGGCTCTCCGCGGAGCTCGGTACCCCCGGCAACGGCACGGCCCGCACGACGGCGCGCCGGAACAAGTACGAGATGGTCCTGGCCCTGCGGGAGTCCGGACGCAGGCACGCGGACACCATGGTCTCTTCCGACGCCGACGAGATCGTCGGGTGGGCGGAGCGGACCGCCGGGTACCCGGTCGTCCTGAAACCGGTGTCCAGCGCCGGTACCGACAACGTGGTGGCCTGTTCGTCCGGGGAGCAGGTCCGGGCCGTCCACCGGAAGATCATGGCCGGGACCGATCGCTACGCCCGCCCCAACACCGAGGTCCTCGCCCAGGAGTTCCTCGACGGGGACGAGTATTTCGTCAACACCGTGAGTCGTGAGGGGCGGCACCACACCACCGAGATCTGGCGGTACTACAAGAACCGGCTGGCCGGCGGGAACATCATCTACGACTACAACGAGATGCTGGCACCGGAGGATCCGGTGGCCGGTGAACTGGACTCCTACGTCCGGGAGGTGCTCGACGCCCTCGGCATCCGGCACTGGGCCGCCCACACCGAGGTCATGATGACCGCCCGGGGGCCGGTGCTCGTGGAGTGTGCCGCGCGGGTGGGCGGGGGGCAGATCCCGGAGATCAGTAACCGCTGCTTCGGGACCAACCAGATCGATCTCCTCGCCCTGTCGGTGGCGGACCCGGCCGCTCTCGAACGCCTGCCGGACATCGCCTATCGGGTGAATCAGCACCTGCGCTATGTGCATCTGGTCAATCCGCACGAACTGGGTACGGCTCCGGACGACGAGAAATTGGCTGTGGTGCGCGAACTTCCGTCGTTCGCCGAGGCCCGGATGGCGCACCCGGCAGGCGAGCCCCTGGCCCGCACCATCGACGTCGCCACCCAACCGGGTTACGTCATCCTGATTTCCGACGATCCGGATCAGATCGAGGCTGATTACCGCACGCTGCGGCGGCTCGAGCAGGACCACCTCTACGCCGGCGTCACGCGGTGA
- a CDS encoding MFS transporter: protein MLSRSAVRPDVGEPRFRDTLRGLPNRVWVISLGGLILQIGTFLPVFLVLYLTQRGFSAGTAGLVLGVAGLSRVLGNVLGGYLTDTIGWRRSILLSVLATSALTAIVPFLGWLPAILIVIALMGVISQIYRPAMAAVVIDAVKNPQQRLAAFGVLRFAQNIGSAVGGVLGGVVATISYVGLFLAEAGTLLVFGVIVAILLRRSPEPAVEAKTAQKDEEPQGGTTTGYRQVLADRTLRQFLLMTVFAMFVYIQTTVGLPLHVTEINLDESDFGLLMGLNGLLVVLLELPLISVVSRYKPQNVLAVGNVFTGVGLTLTGFTSGLALLAVTVLIWTFGEMLYSSVAQAHLASLTPPGMVGRYQGLYGAAYTVGTGAGPVIGGALYALAPEALWALTGVLGLLSVFLCLRLQAPALTAD, encoded by the coding sequence ATGTTGTCCAGAAGTGCAGTCCGACCGGACGTCGGCGAACCTCGATTCCGGGACACCCTCCGGGGTCTGCCGAACCGGGTCTGGGTCATCAGCCTCGGTGGGCTGATCCTCCAGATCGGTACCTTCCTGCCGGTGTTCCTCGTGCTCTACCTGACCCAGCGCGGCTTTTCCGCCGGGACCGCCGGGTTGGTGCTCGGCGTGGCCGGGCTGAGCCGAGTGCTCGGCAACGTCCTGGGCGGGTACCTCACCGACACCATCGGCTGGCGCCGGTCCATCCTGCTGTCCGTTCTCGCCACCTCGGCCCTGACGGCGATCGTGCCGTTTCTCGGCTGGCTACCCGCCATCCTGATCGTGATCGCCCTGATGGGTGTGATTTCGCAGATCTACCGGCCGGCCATGGCGGCGGTGGTGATCGACGCGGTGAAGAACCCGCAGCAACGGCTCGCCGCCTTCGGGGTGCTGCGGTTCGCCCAGAACATCGGCTCCGCCGTGGGAGGTGTCCTGGGCGGTGTGGTGGCCACCATCTCCTACGTCGGGCTGTTCCTCGCCGAGGCGGGCACACTTCTGGTGTTCGGCGTCATCGTCGCGATCCTGCTGCGCCGCTCGCCCGAGCCGGCGGTCGAGGCGAAGACCGCGCAGAAAGACGAAGAACCGCAGGGCGGGACCACCACCGGGTATCGCCAGGTGCTCGCCGACCGGACTCTGCGGCAATTCCTGCTGATGACCGTGTTCGCGATGTTCGTCTACATCCAGACCACGGTCGGACTTCCCCTGCACGTCACCGAGATCAACTTGGACGAGAGCGACTTCGGCCTTCTGATGGGTCTCAACGGGTTGCTCGTGGTGCTGCTGGAACTGCCTCTCATCAGTGTGGTCTCCCGGTACAAGCCGCAGAACGTGCTGGCTGTCGGGAACGTCTTCACCGGTGTCGGGCTCACCCTGACCGGCTTCACCTCCGGTCTGGCCCTGCTCGCGGTGACGGTGCTCATCTGGACGTTCGGCGAGATGCTCTACTCCTCCGTCGCCCAGGCCCATCTGGCCAGTCTGACCCCGCCCGGGATGGTGGGGCGGTACCAGGGGCTGTACGGCGCCGCCTACACGGTCGGCACCGGGGCCGGCCCCGTCATCGGGGGTGCCCTGTACGCGCTGGCACCCGAAGCCCTGTGGGCCCTGACGGGGGTACTGGGACTGCTGAGCGTCTTTCTCTGCCTGCGCCTGCAGGCGCCTGCTCTCACCGCGGACTGA
- the argC gene encoding N-acetyl-gamma-glutamyl-phosphate reductase — protein sequence MARVAVVGAAGYIGGELLRLLLGHPEVEAVSAVSSRFAGKRVDGVHPNLRSVTDQTFCSADEVSDCDTVFLSLPHRSAMTQIDTWAGRAKQVIDLTGDFRLDDPGVFEQYYGTSHVAPHLLGDFVPGIPELHRERLRGADRVSMPGCMAMAGILALHPLAVRGLVERSARFDARTGSSGSGATAGEGNLHAERSGAMRVFAPTGHRHEAEIARHTGIPTMMTATGVEAVRGVQTIGHVTLCPGVDLSAVRRAFRESYQDEPFVRLVAHRRGTFRYPEPKILLGSNFCDVGFAHDEKTGRLVVIAALDNLMKGGAGNAVQCMNIRMGRPENLGLTFPGLHPI from the coding sequence GTGGCCCGGGTAGCGGTGGTCGGCGCGGCCGGCTACATCGGTGGTGAACTGCTGCGTCTGCTGCTCGGCCATCCCGAGGTCGAGGCGGTGAGCGCGGTGTCGTCCCGGTTCGCCGGCAAACGGGTCGACGGCGTGCACCCGAACCTGCGCTCGGTCACCGACCAGACGTTCTGCTCGGCCGACGAGGTGAGCGACTGCGACACGGTGTTCCTGTCGCTGCCGCACCGCTCGGCCATGACCCAGATCGACACCTGGGCCGGCCGGGCGAAGCAGGTCATCGACCTCACGGGTGACTTCCGGCTGGACGACCCCGGAGTCTTCGAGCAGTACTACGGGACATCGCACGTCGCCCCGCATCTGCTCGGCGACTTCGTACCGGGGATCCCGGAGCTTCACCGAGAACGCCTGCGCGGTGCCGACCGGGTCAGTATGCCCGGTTGCATGGCGATGGCGGGCATCCTGGCGTTGCACCCCCTCGCGGTGCGGGGACTGGTCGAGCGGTCGGCCCGGTTCGACGCCCGGACCGGTTCCAGCGGTTCCGGGGCCACCGCGGGGGAAGGCAACCTGCACGCCGAACGTAGTGGTGCGATGCGGGTCTTCGCTCCGACCGGGCATCGGCACGAGGCCGAGATCGCCCGGCACACGGGCATCCCGACGATGATGACGGCGACCGGGGTGGAGGCGGTGCGGGGCGTTCAGACGATCGGTCACGTCACCCTGTGCCCCGGTGTGGACCTCTCGGCGGTGCGCCGGGCCTTCCGGGAGAGCTATCAGGACGAGCCGTTCGTGCGCCTGGTCGCTCACCGGCGGGGCACCTTCCGGTATCCGGAGCCGAAGATCCTTCTGGGATCGAACTTCTGCGACGTCGGATTTGCCCACGACGAGAAGACCGGGCGGTTGGTCGTCATCGCGGCACTGGACAACCTGATGAAGGGAGGCGCGGGAAACGCGGTCCAGTGCATGAATATCCGGATGGGTCGGCCCGAGAACCTCGGCCTCACCTTTCCCGGCCTGCATCCCATCTGA